From Virgibacillus ihumii, the proteins below share one genomic window:
- a CDS encoding SGNH/GDSL hydrolase family protein: MKRRYIYIILVILLIGFISLFFMFRENPEEQFNETHEQPQQEEKQQKKDSEQANEPNTKKQEEKKAEEEQEENSVTESLKLILGEALERTVDLFTSKESHIVAIGDSLTQGVGDDVVEGGYVGILKNIMNDGGDKQVTFDNYGVRGNTSSQLYDRLDDPKIKQSLKDADIILITIGANDVMEVVKQNFTNLTLKDFQQERIAYKERLKNILNQMREYNADAEIYLIGFYNPFAKYFPSLEELGVIVESWNSTGKKVVRQYENTTFIPTADLFKGKETDLFASDNFHPNHQGYQLIAKRVLEYITE; encoded by the coding sequence TTGAAAAGAAGATACATTTACATTATTTTGGTTATACTGCTTATAGGTTTCATCAGTTTATTTTTTATGTTCCGGGAAAATCCCGAAGAGCAATTTAACGAAACACACGAGCAGCCGCAGCAAGAGGAAAAACAACAGAAAAAAGACTCGGAGCAAGCAAATGAACCGAACACGAAAAAACAGGAAGAAAAGAAGGCAGAAGAAGAACAAGAAGAGAATTCAGTTACCGAGTCGTTGAAACTCATCCTGGGCGAGGCATTGGAGCGAACGGTTGATCTGTTTACCAGCAAGGAATCTCATATCGTTGCAATTGGTGATTCATTAACACAGGGTGTCGGGGATGACGTTGTAGAAGGCGGCTATGTCGGCATTCTAAAAAATATTATGAATGATGGTGGAGATAAGCAGGTAACATTTGATAACTATGGCGTACGCGGAAATACATCAAGTCAACTGTACGACCGGCTGGATGACCCGAAAATAAAACAATCGTTAAAAGATGCTGATATCATTTTAATTACGATTGGCGCGAACGATGTCATGGAAGTTGTCAAACAGAACTTTACCAATTTGACCCTCAAAGACTTTCAACAGGAACGAATTGCGTATAAAGAGAGACTTAAAAACATATTGAATCAAATGCGGGAATATAATGCAGATGCTGAAATCTACCTGATTGGATTTTATAATCCGTTTGCCAAGTATTTCCCGAGTCTGGAGGAACTCGGTGTGATAGTAGAAAGCTGGAATTCAACGGGCAAAAAAGTTGTTCGGCAATATGAGAATACAACTTTCATACCAACAGCTGATTTATTCAAAGGCAAAGAAACGGATTTATTTGCCTCGGATAATTTTCACCCGAACCACCAGGGATACCAGCTAATAGCCAAACGGGTACTGGAATATATAACCGAATAA
- a CDS encoding YpmS family protein yields the protein MAQHTKRKNRWKRLFLMLFGLNMVIFIAIIALIFWPVSDTEDSYPEQEFTQKSSEFVVRTTKQNLNELMNAYIDKLLEGSNHHYKVSLNDDVHLQGELPVFSTTVPLSVHLEPLVQDNGDVILKQKSISIGLLELPNQKIMEYMKKYLPVPKWVTINPEDEEIYVAVTDMKIRSNFHVGVEHIDLKANNLAFKIKIPYKTLGIEPKKDSAR from the coding sequence TTGGCGCAACACACAAAACGGAAAAACAGGTGGAAACGATTATTTCTTATGCTGTTTGGACTAAACATGGTGATATTCATTGCTATTATTGCATTAATTTTCTGGCCTGTTTCCGATACGGAGGATTCATATCCGGAACAAGAATTCACACAGAAAAGCTCAGAATTCGTTGTGCGCACCACCAAACAGAATTTGAATGAACTCATGAACGCTTACATTGATAAGCTGTTGGAGGGGTCAAATCATCATTATAAAGTGTCATTAAATGATGATGTTCATCTGCAAGGAGAGCTTCCGGTATTCTCGACCACTGTCCCTTTATCCGTACACCTGGAACCGCTTGTGCAGGATAACGGTGATGTCATCCTGAAGCAGAAGTCTATTTCCATTGGGCTGCTCGAGCTGCCCAATCAGAAAATCATGGAATATATGAAAAAATATTTACCCGTACCGAAGTGGGTGACCATCAACCCGGAAGACGAAGAAATTTATGTTGCGGTCACTGACATGAAAATCAGAAGTAACTTCCATGTCGGCGTTGAACATATTGATCTTAAAGCAAACAATCTGGCATTTAAAATAAAAATTCCGTATAAAACGCTGGGAATTGAACCGAAGAAGGACTCTGCACGATAG
- a CDS encoding helix-turn-helix transcriptional regulator: protein MERGSNYRLLNLRDILFEETDDMHELGISELSEKLKASTGDAVFDTRTIKRDLETLDETDFEIVRNTGRYGKMYFSHQTRLFETYQLRLIIDAILSAKFITTNEKEKLIQKVKNLTSRHIANTLPEPILFSQSANMDYELVKLNIDCVHRAISESRVLTYQYGKFNVKKEFEYHRNAERYHVEPYALIWQNDYYYLIGRFQENDELRHYRLDRIRDIQISEQSFRKKKFNLQEYVDQSFHMFAGEEMWMKIRFDNSLVNVVLDRFGQDADIRELDDNHFVLSTKVKLSDGLVNWILTWGHKAKVLSPDHLVERMRQKIEQMYAIYME, encoded by the coding sequence ATGGAGCGGGGGAGCAATTACCGTTTATTAAATTTACGCGACATTCTATTTGAGGAAACAGATGATATGCATGAGCTTGGTATCAGCGAACTGAGCGAGAAACTCAAAGCCAGTACCGGTGATGCAGTTTTTGATACCCGGACAATTAAACGTGATCTGGAAACACTCGATGAGACAGATTTTGAGATTGTCCGCAACACAGGCAGATACGGCAAAATGTATTTCAGTCATCAGACACGGCTGTTTGAAACATACCAGCTCAGATTAATTATTGACGCAATTTTATCAGCTAAGTTTATTACAACGAATGAAAAAGAAAAACTCATTCAGAAGGTAAAAAATCTGACGAGCAGACATATTGCCAACACATTGCCTGAGCCAATTCTGTTCAGTCAGTCGGCAAACATGGACTATGAGCTGGTCAAATTGAATATCGACTGTGTGCACCGGGCAATTTCAGAGAGCAGGGTTCTGACGTATCAGTATGGGAAGTTCAACGTTAAAAAAGAGTTTGAGTATCACCGGAATGCGGAGCGGTATCATGTGGAGCCGTATGCGTTAATCTGGCAAAATGACTATTATTATTTGATCGGACGGTTTCAGGAGAATGATGAGCTGCGACATTACCGTCTTGACCGGATTCGTGATATACAGATCAGTGAGCAGTCTTTCCGGAAAAAGAAGTTTAATCTGCAGGAATATGTGGACCAGAGTTTTCATATGTTTGCAGGCGAGGAAATGTGGATGAAAATTCGATTCGATAATAGTCTGGTCAATGTGGTGCTGGACAGATTCGGGCAGGATGCGGATATCCGTGAATTGGATGATAACCATTTTGTGTTGTCCACGAAGGTGAAACTTTCGGATGGTCTGGTTAATTGGATACTTACGTGGGGGCATAAAGCAAAAGTGCTTTCCCCGGACCATCTGGTTGAACGAATGCGTCAAAAGATTGAGCAGATGTATGCAATTTATATGGAGTGA
- a CDS encoding ABC-F family ATP-binding cassette domain-containing protein, protein MITVNNVSLRYGDKKLFEDVNLKFTPGNCYGLIGANGAGKSTFLKVLSGEVEAQSGNVSLSPGERMTVLKQDHFAYEEYEVLETVLMGHERLYEVKQEKDAIYMKPDFSEEDGMRAAELEGEFAEMNGWEAESDAAVLLKGLGIDESLHSKKMAEISGDQKVKVLLAQALFGNPDILLLDEPTNGLDIHAIQWLEEFLINFENTVIVVSHDRHFLNKVCTHIADVDYGKIEIYVGNYDFWYESSQLANKMAQEANKKKEEKIKELQSFIARFSANASKSKQATSRKKLLDSITLDDIKPSSRRYPYISFTPDREIGNDLLRVEGLTKTIGGEKVLDNVSFTMKKDDKIALIGKSEIAKTTLFKIIMGEMEPDAGTYKWGVTTSQSYFPKDNAAYFEGGEPTLVEWLRQYSPEDETETFLRGFLGRMLFSGEEALKKPSVLSGGEKVRCMLSKMMLSGANVLVLDEPTNHLDLESITALNKGLVKFKGSILFASHDHEFIQSIANRLIEITPNGIIDKEISYDEYIADAELQKKVEEMYTA, encoded by the coding sequence ATGATTACTGTTAATAATGTTAGTTTACGTTATGGAGATAAAAAGTTATTTGAGGATGTAAACCTGAAATTCACGCCCGGAAACTGCTATGGCCTGATTGGTGCCAATGGTGCCGGTAAATCGACTTTTTTGAAAGTCCTCTCCGGTGAGGTGGAAGCCCAGTCAGGAAATGTTTCCCTCTCCCCTGGCGAGCGGATGACCGTTTTGAAACAGGATCACTTTGCCTATGAGGAGTACGAAGTCTTGGAAACCGTCCTGATGGGACATGAAAGGCTCTATGAGGTGAAGCAGGAAAAAGACGCCATCTACATGAAACCTGACTTTTCCGAGGAAGACGGCATGCGTGCCGCTGAACTGGAAGGCGAGTTTGCCGAAATGAACGGCTGGGAAGCAGAGTCTGATGCTGCTGTCCTTTTAAAAGGTTTAGGTATTGATGAATCACTGCACTCAAAAAAAATGGCCGAAATTTCCGGTGATCAAAAGGTAAAAGTGCTGCTTGCCCAGGCACTGTTCGGTAACCCCGACATTCTGCTCCTGGATGAGCCGACAAACGGTCTTGATATCCATGCCATTCAATGGTTGGAAGAGTTTTTGATCAACTTTGAAAACACGGTCATTGTCGTATCACACGACCGTCACTTTTTGAACAAAGTCTGTACCCACATTGCGGATGTCGACTACGGAAAAATCGAAATCTATGTCGGTAACTATGATTTCTGGTATGAGTCCAGTCAGCTGGCAAACAAAATGGCGCAGGAAGCAAACAAGAAAAAGGAAGAAAAGATTAAAGAACTGCAATCGTTTATCGCGAGGTTCAGTGCAAATGCATCCAAGTCAAAACAGGCTACATCACGTAAAAAGCTGCTCGACAGCATTACACTAGATGACATTAAGCCATCATCACGCCGTTATCCGTATATCTCATTCACACCGGATCGTGAAATCGGTAATGACCTGCTGCGTGTCGAAGGTTTAACCAAAACAATTGGTGGAGAGAAAGTGCTTGATAATGTCAGCTTTACGATGAAAAAAGATGACAAAATCGCCCTTATCGGCAAAAGCGAAATCGCTAAGACAACACTGTTCAAAATAATTATGGGAGAAATGGAACCCGATGCAGGAACATATAAATGGGGTGTGACAACATCACAGTCCTATTTCCCTAAGGATAATGCGGCATATTTTGAAGGCGGAGAGCCGACGCTGGTTGAATGGCTTCGGCAATACTCCCCTGAAGACGAAACAGAAACATTTCTGCGTGGCTTTCTTGGCCGTATGCTCTTCTCGGGTGAAGAGGCATTGAAAAAGCCAAGTGTCCTGTCCGGTGGTGAGAAGGTTCGCTGCATGCTGAGTAAAATGATGCTGTCCGGTGCAAACGTTCTAGTGCTGGATGAACCGACAAACCATCTGGACTTGGAGTCAATTACCGCATTGAATAAAGGGTTGGTTAAGTTTAAAGGCTCCATCCTGTTCGCGTCTCATGACCATGAATTTATTCAGAGTATCGCAAATCGTCTGATTGAAATAACACCAAATGGCATTATCGATAAAGAAATAAGTTATGACGAATATATTGCCGATGCTGAGTTACAAAAGAAAGTTGAGGAAATGTACACAGCTTAA
- a CDS encoding ABC transporter ATP-binding protein — MSHSNEKLLEIKNLKKHFKVGRKAILKAVDGISFDIYKGETFGLVGESGCGKSTAGRTILRLYDATEGEVNFEGVDVHGKKSKKELKAFNRKMQMIFQDPYASLNPRMTVMEIIAEGIDIHNLANSKEEREKRVYELLETVGLNQEHANRYPHEFSGGQRQRIGVARALAVDPEFIIADEPISALDVSIQAQVVNLMQKLQNERGLTYLFIAHDLSMVKHISDRVGVMYLGNMAEVASSDDIYEEPLHPYTQALLSAIPLPDPQVERSRERIVIEGDVPSPIAPPSGCRFRTRCPHAMDICAKVEPEWQEYKKDHWVACHLYNDKYNEEYKERQLQTQN; from the coding sequence TTGTCACATTCAAATGAAAAACTGCTGGAAATCAAAAATTTGAAAAAACACTTTAAAGTTGGCAGAAAGGCAATTTTGAAAGCTGTCGACGGCATAAGTTTTGATATATATAAAGGCGAAACATTTGGACTCGTTGGCGAGTCCGGCTGTGGTAAATCAACTGCAGGACGGACAATTTTACGATTATATGATGCAACAGAAGGTGAAGTGAACTTTGAAGGTGTCGATGTCCACGGCAAGAAGTCAAAGAAGGAACTGAAAGCATTTAACCGTAAAATGCAGATGATTTTCCAGGATCCTTATGCATCATTAAATCCTAGAATGACTGTTATGGAAATTATTGCGGAAGGCATTGATATTCATAACTTGGCAAACAGCAAAGAAGAGCGTGAAAAAAGAGTTTATGAACTGCTTGAAACAGTAGGTCTGAACCAGGAACACGCGAACCGCTATCCGCATGAATTCAGTGGCGGACAGCGTCAGCGTATTGGAGTTGCGCGCGCACTTGCGGTGGACCCGGAATTCATTATTGCTGATGAACCTATTTCGGCACTTGATGTTTCCATCCAGGCACAAGTTGTTAATCTGATGCAAAAATTGCAGAATGAACGCGGACTTACGTATTTGTTTATTGCCCATGATTTATCCATGGTGAAGCATATAAGTGACCGTGTCGGTGTTATGTACCTGGGTAATATGGCTGAAGTGGCAAGCAGTGATGACATTTACGAAGAGCCATTGCACCCATATACACAGGCATTGCTCTCAGCAATTCCGCTGCCGGATCCGCAAGTGGAACGATCCCGGGAACGGATTGTTATTGAGGGTGACGTGCCAAGTCCGATTGCACCACCAAGTGGCTGTCGTTTTCGGACAAGGTGCCCGCACGCGATGGATATTTGTGCAAAAGTTGAGCCGGAGTGGCAGGAATATAAGAAAGATCATTGGGTGGCATGCCATCTGTATAATGATAAATATAATGAAGAATATAAAGAAAGACAGTTGCAGACACAAAACTAA
- a CDS encoding ABC transporter ATP-binding protein, with protein MENILEINDLHVSFDTFSGEVQAVRGVDLKLKKGEALAIVGESGSGKSVTSKTIMQLNPSPPGRIKSGEILFDGKDLAKLTDKQMQDIRGKDISMIFQDPMTSLNPTMTVGKQIMEGLIKHQNMSKPEAKQRAVELLNLVGIPNPETRVKQYPHQFSGGMRQRVVIAIALACNPKVLIADEPTTALDVTIQAQILDLMKNLQAEGDTSIILITHDLGVVANMAQRVAVMYGGKVVEVGTVDELFYNAKHPYSWGLLSSMPRLHEKQDDLMTIAGTPPDLSNPPKGCPFAARCPHAMKVCTEHMPEHTKVSETQTAACWLLDERAPEVEPPEAVKAASK; from the coding sequence TTGGAAAATATATTAGAGATAAACGATTTACATGTATCGTTTGATACATTTTCCGGTGAGGTGCAAGCAGTCCGGGGGGTTGATTTGAAGTTGAAGAAAGGTGAAGCACTTGCAATCGTAGGTGAGTCCGGTTCAGGTAAATCGGTAACATCAAAAACAATTATGCAGCTTAACCCCAGTCCGCCGGGACGCATTAAATCCGGAGAAATTCTTTTTGATGGGAAAGATCTAGCTAAATTAACGGATAAACAGATGCAAGATATACGAGGTAAAGACATTTCGATGATTTTCCAGGATCCGATGACATCGTTGAATCCGACAATGACAGTCGGCAAACAGATTATGGAAGGTCTAATCAAACACCAGAATATGAGTAAGCCTGAAGCAAAACAACGGGCGGTAGAATTGTTGAATCTGGTAGGTATCCCGAATCCGGAAACGCGGGTTAAACAATATCCGCACCAATTTTCCGGGGGGATGAGACAGCGGGTTGTCATTGCCATCGCATTGGCATGTAATCCGAAAGTCTTAATTGCTGATGAACCAACAACAGCACTTGACGTTACCATTCAGGCACAAATTCTTGATTTGATGAAAAACCTGCAGGCTGAAGGCGATACTTCCATTATATTAATTACCCACGACCTTGGTGTTGTGGCTAACATGGCACAGCGTGTTGCGGTTATGTATGGTGGCAAAGTAGTGGAAGTCGGAACCGTTGACGAATTATTTTACAATGCGAAACATCCGTATTCATGGGGGCTATTGTCATCCATGCCACGGTTGCATGAGAAACAGGATGACTTAATGACGATTGCGGGTACACCGCCGGATTTATCGAATCCGCCCAAAGGATGCCCGTTTGCGGCACGTTGTCCGCATGCGATGAAAGTATGCACAGAACATATGCCTGAGCATACGAAAGTAAGTGAAACACAGACGGCTGCATGCTGGCTGCTTGATGAGCGTGCACCGGAAGTGGAACCACCTGAAGCAGTTAAGGCTGCCAGTAAATAA
- the opp3C gene encoding oligopeptide ABC transporter permease, with translation MALSKDEITQDMFEPADIEAGKEEEIATESISFWRDAFRRLRRQKAPMAGMIVILAIVAMAFIGPYFSPADSIDDQNLLRSNLPPKISWLQDVGWLPFTGENAQGVDMYESRSIEENYWFGADELGRDLWIRVWEGTKLSLLIGLVAGVGDIIIGVIYGGISGYFGGRVDEFMERIIEILIGIPQLVLMILLIVVMEPGIVPIMFAIMFTGWITQARIVRGQTLQLKTQEFTLAARALGANHGRIIRKHIIPNTIGMIIITMMFSIPNAIFAEAFLSFIGLGVPAPEASLGSLINEGFKQIQFHPYQALFPGILISLLLLAFNIFGDGLRDALDPKMRR, from the coding sequence ATGGCATTATCAAAAGACGAAATCACCCAAGATATGTTTGAACCGGCTGACATAGAAGCTGGTAAAGAAGAAGAAATCGCCACTGAGAGTATTAGTTTCTGGCGGGATGCATTTCGCCGTTTGCGCAGGCAAAAAGCACCGATGGCTGGAATGATTGTAATCCTTGCTATTGTTGCAATGGCCTTTATCGGTCCTTACTTCAGTCCGGCAGATTCAATTGATGACCAGAATTTGCTCCGTTCCAATCTGCCGCCAAAAATCTCTTGGCTGCAAGATGTCGGCTGGCTCCCGTTCACCGGTGAAAACGCGCAAGGCGTTGACATGTATGAGTCCCGGAGTATAGAAGAGAATTATTGGTTCGGTGCCGATGAACTTGGACGGGACCTGTGGATTCGTGTATGGGAAGGTACCAAGCTTTCTCTCTTGATTGGGCTTGTCGCCGGTGTCGGTGACATCATTATCGGGGTCATTTATGGCGGTATATCCGGTTATTTTGGTGGACGAGTCGATGAATTCATGGAGAGGATTATTGAAATTCTGATTGGTATTCCGCAGCTTGTCTTAATGATTTTGCTTATTGTCGTGATGGAACCGGGAATTGTTCCGATTATGTTCGCGATTATGTTCACTGGCTGGATAACTCAGGCCAGGATAGTCAGGGGGCAGACATTGCAGCTGAAGACACAGGAATTCACGCTTGCAGCAAGAGCACTTGGAGCCAATCACGGTAGAATTATCCGAAAGCATATTATCCCAAATACTATTGGAATGATCATTATTACGATGATGTTCAGTATTCCAAATGCTATATTTGCTGAGGCATTTCTGAGCTTTATCGGTCTGGGTGTACCAGCACCGGAAGCATCGCTGGGGTCATTAATTAATGAAGGGTTTAAACAGATTCAATTTCACCCGTATCAGGCATTATTCCCTGGCATATTAATCAGTTTACTATTACTTGCGTTTAATATATTCGGTGATGGTCTGCGTGATGCACTCGATCCAAAAATGAGAAGATAG
- a CDS encoding ABC transporter permease, translating into MVGYIIKRLAYMCLTMLVIITLTFGIVKLLPGSPYQNAQKLTEAQIEALNEQYGLDDPLPVQYVRYLGNVLTGEFGISFQFDGRSVGTIIGNKLPVSVQLGLESVIVGTIIGIILGAIAALRKGGVLDYGTTLFAVLGISIPSFIFAMLLQYIFAMKLNLLPLAYWEGWKHHIMPVASLAVMFIALIARYMRTELVEVMGSDYITTAKAKGLKRSTVIVKHSIRNALIPIVTIIGPATASIVTGSLVIEQIFAIPGIGDAFVNAIFTNDYPVIMGTTILFALFFVVAIFLTDMVYGIIDPRIRLSGGDS; encoded by the coding sequence TTGGTAGGATACATCATAAAGCGTTTGGCATATATGTGCCTGACAATGCTTGTCATCATAACACTTACATTTGGAATCGTTAAATTATTGCCAGGCTCTCCTTATCAGAATGCCCAAAAATTAACGGAAGCCCAAATTGAAGCATTAAATGAACAGTATGGACTGGATGATCCGCTTCCTGTCCAATACGTACGTTATTTGGGGAATGTGTTGACAGGAGAATTTGGAATTTCATTTCAGTTTGATGGTCGTTCAGTTGGTACGATCATTGGGAATAAATTACCGGTTTCAGTACAACTTGGATTGGAGTCGGTTATCGTAGGTACGATTATCGGTATAATTTTAGGGGCAATTGCTGCTTTGAGAAAGGGTGGTGTCCTGGACTATGGGACCACATTATTTGCAGTATTGGGTATTTCCATACCATCCTTTATATTTGCAATGCTGTTACAGTATATATTTGCAATGAAATTAAACCTTCTGCCACTTGCATATTGGGAGGGGTGGAAACATCATATTATGCCTGTAGCCTCTCTTGCAGTTATGTTTATAGCACTTATCGCTAGATATATGCGGACCGAGCTTGTCGAAGTAATGGGTTCCGATTATATCACTACAGCTAAGGCAAAAGGCCTTAAAAGATCCACCGTAATTGTGAAACATTCGATACGTAATGCGTTGATTCCGATTGTTACCATTATTGGCCCTGCAACGGCCAGCATTGTGACCGGATCACTGGTTATTGAGCAAATTTTTGCAATTCCGGGAATTGGCGATGCATTTGTTAACGCCATTTTCACGAATGACTACCCGGTAATAATGGGAACTACAATATTGTTTGCACTATTCTTTGTTGTCGCAATCTTTTTAACAGACATGGTATACGGAATAATTGATCCTAGGATTCGACTGTCAGGAGGCGATTCATAA
- a CDS encoding peptide ABC transporter substrate-binding protein has product MSKGRLKWGFLAALLLALGMVLAACSGGGDGGSGEGDSGSDSASGNDEKSSENKELADEQVLHFVRSSDLPSVDPSIATDTTSAEVIGRTHPGLLTFKNKELVPEMAAEMPKVSEDGLTYTFKLREGLTWSNGDPLTAEDFVFAWQRLIDPDTKSEYAYIMGVANVKNADKIMNQDSDIYGQVKKLGVKAVDKHTLQVTLESPIPYFNSLMTFNKFAPLNKKFVQKQGDKFAKEPENLLTVGPYELTSWDHGVGWTLEKNPDYYAADEVNITKATFKVVKESNTQLSLYKSDEIQMDALSSEQVDAWQNKPDFKQVPKNCVFYWTLNANNVPEFKNEKVRKAMSMVIDRKGLTNVLLNNGSIPAQYIVPKGLATGPDGKDFREGVEDYLPGGMEEAKQLWKEAKEELGIDSLEVEYATTDGDVSAQMGEYMANQLEQLEGLKVTIKKLPWNAYLEYTQNDKQDIGAGSGWCPDYKDPMTFLGYWYSENPNTDGLGLDRPKYDKLIEEARQLAKEQKPEERWAALKEAEKVLIENAYTIPTYQQGAALVIKPYVEGIVPQSFGIEYYFREAKVYKH; this is encoded by the coding sequence ATGAGCAAAGGAAGATTAAAATGGGGCTTTCTTGCTGCCCTGTTGCTGGCACTTGGTATGGTGCTTGCGGCATGTAGCGGTGGCGGCGATGGAGGTTCAGGAGAAGGTGACTCCGGTAGTGATTCTGCCAGCGGCAATGATGAAAAATCATCCGAAAACAAAGAATTGGCGGATGAGCAGGTATTGCACTTTGTCCGCAGTTCAGACTTACCGTCAGTCGATCCATCGATCGCAACTGATACAACTTCTGCAGAGGTAATTGGAAGAACGCACCCCGGACTGTTAACATTTAAAAATAAAGAATTGGTGCCTGAAATGGCAGCAGAAATGCCTAAGGTAAGTGAGGACGGATTAACATATACGTTTAAACTCCGTGAAGGCCTGACATGGTCCAATGGGGATCCGCTGACAGCAGAGGATTTTGTGTTTGCCTGGCAGCGTCTGATTGACCCGGATACTAAATCCGAATATGCCTACATTATGGGTGTAGCAAACGTTAAAAATGCTGATAAGATTATGAACCAGGATAGTGATATCTACGGTCAGGTTAAAAAACTGGGCGTTAAAGCAGTTGATAAACATACACTGCAAGTTACATTGGAATCTCCAATTCCATATTTTAATAGTTTAATGACATTTAATAAGTTTGCACCGTTAAACAAAAAATTTGTTCAAAAGCAGGGAGATAAGTTTGCTAAGGAACCGGAAAACCTGCTTACAGTTGGTCCTTATGAGTTGACTAGTTGGGATCACGGTGTCGGCTGGACGCTTGAAAAGAATCCTGACTACTATGCGGCAGATGAAGTGAACATTACAAAAGCTACGTTTAAAGTTGTTAAAGAGAGTAACACTCAGTTGAGCTTGTACAAATCAGACGAGATTCAAATGGATGCGCTTTCGTCTGAACAGGTGGATGCTTGGCAAAATAAACCTGACTTCAAGCAGGTACCTAAGAACTGTGTGTTCTACTGGACTTTGAATGCGAATAATGTACCAGAATTTAAAAATGAAAAAGTCCGTAAAGCAATGTCCATGGTTATTGACCGTAAAGGCTTAACAAATGTACTGCTGAATAACGGGTCTATTCCTGCACAGTATATTGTTCCTAAAGGTCTTGCAACAGGACCGGACGGCAAGGATTTCCGTGAAGGCGTGGAAGATTATCTTCCAGGCGGAATGGAAGAAGCGAAGCAGCTTTGGAAAGAAGCTAAAGAAGAGCTTGGAATTGATTCACTTGAAGTCGAATATGCAACAACTGATGGTGATGTATCGGCACAAATGGGCGAATATATGGCTAACCAGCTTGAGCAGCTGGAAGGTTTGAAAGTGACGATTAAAAAGTTGCCTTGGAACGCATATCTTGAGTATACACAAAACGATAAACAGGATATTGGTGCAGGCTCCGGCTGGTGCCCTGACTACAAGGACCCAATGACATTCCTTGGCTACTGGTATTCTGAAAACCCGAACACTGATGGGCTTGGTCTTGACCGACCAAAATATGATAAGCTGATTGAAGAGGCTCGTCAGCTTGCCAAAGAACAAAAACCGGAAGAACGTTGGGCTGCATTGAAAGAGGCAGAAAAAGTTCTGATTGAAAATGCGTATACTATTCCAACATATCAGCAGGGCGCTGCGCTTGTAATTAAGCCATATGTAGAAGGAATAGTGCCTCAAAGTTTTGGTATTGAATACTACTTCAGAGAGGCAAAAGTTTACAAACACTAA
- a CDS encoding DUF3899 domain-containing protein yields MNLLNKKQFIRTFIIGVMLSLLLTYFLYKTFTLLALVNATFLVSLFYLIFGSALFLVQTGFFNGITYSFKRFFRRTRKSDEMIYEANPQAEEESYLPKEHYFPIAYPILASGGIFFVITLLIALTI; encoded by the coding sequence GTGAATTTATTGAATAAAAAGCAATTTATCAGGACTTTTATAATAGGAGTTATGCTGAGTCTTCTGCTCACCTATTTTCTATACAAGACTTTTACATTACTTGCACTTGTGAATGCAACGTTTTTAGTCAGTTTGTTCTACTTAATTTTTGGTTCGGCCTTGTTTTTGGTTCAAACTGGTTTTTTTAACGGGATCACGTACAGTTTCAAACGATTTTTTCGGCGCACACGTAAAAGTGATGAAATGATCTATGAAGCAAATCCACAGGCAGAGGAAGAAAGCTACTTGCCGAAGGAGCATTACTTTCCTATTGCTTATCCTATTCTTGCATCAGGCGGAATATTCTTTGTGATAACACTTTTAATCGCATTAACTATATAG